DNA sequence from the Maribacter dokdonensis DSW-8 genome:
TTTCATTATTTTTGATGGCAAATTAAAACTAGAATGCACTACAAACGAATTCTTCTAAAATTAAGCGGTGAAGCCTTAATGGGTGAAAAGCAATATGGAATAGATTCTAACCGCCTAAATGAATATGCGGAAGAGATAAAAGAGGTAGTTGAAAAAGGAATTGAAGTTGCCATTGTTATTGGTGGCGGTAACATTTTTAGAGGCCTTACAGGTGCAGCCACAGGTATGGATCGCGTACAAGGGGACCACATGGGTATGCTGGCTACCGTTATCAACGGGTTAGCTTTACAAAGCGCTTTAGAAATGAGTGGTGTACAGACCAGATTGCAAACTGCTATAAAAATTAATGAAGTAGCCGAGCCTTTTATTAGAAGACGTGCCATGAGGCATTTAGAAAAAGGTAGAGTCGTTATTTTTGGCGGCGGCACAGGTAACCCATATTTTACAACAGATTCTGCTGCTGTTCTTAGAGCTATTGAAATAGAAGCTGATGTTATCTTAAAAGGTACAAGAGTAGATGGTATATATACTGCCGACCCAGAAAAAGATAAAAGTGCCACAAAATTTGACACTATTTCTTTTCAAGATGTACTTACAAAAGGACTAAAAGTAATGGACACGACTGCCTTTACCCTAAGTCAAGAGAACGAACTACCAATCGTAGTTTTTGATATGAACAAAAAAGGAAACCTATTGAAAATTGTTGACGGGCAAACCATTGGTACCACGGTCAACCTATAATTTTTGGTACAATTAATGTTATTGCGATAGTAATACACTTATTATATGAACGAGGAAA
Encoded proteins:
- the pyrH gene encoding UMP kinase, with the protein product MHYKRILLKLSGEALMGEKQYGIDSNRLNEYAEEIKEVVEKGIEVAIVIGGGNIFRGLTGAATGMDRVQGDHMGMLATVINGLALQSALEMSGVQTRLQTAIKINEVAEPFIRRRAMRHLEKGRVVIFGGGTGNPYFTTDSAAVLRAIEIEADVILKGTRVDGIYTADPEKDKSATKFDTISFQDVLTKGLKVMDTTAFTLSQENELPIVVFDMNKKGNLLKIVDGQTIGTTVNL